Proteins encoded by one window of bacterium:
- a CDS encoding zinc-dependent metalloprotease has translation MRSSFDARRARAPRFAILALACALVFAAACDVDPGARPVDAASTVAGLTAPGGGDAPARLITDFLIDIDDRALGVDTRADGPGEAARLRPVAIEGGALGARDEIFLPLFDDAQFLALGERVVRRGPRDFTWFGRVAGEEISHVVLVVRDGRVTGNIGAGGALYQIRPRFDGLHDVIEVDGAAFPECETGPAHEVIAPADTAAAAPPVGSVDDGSLVDVLVAYTPAAAGAVPDIGAVIQLAVDETNQGYEDSGVNHRLRLVGTAETAYTESTLDMSIDLARLRFKNDGNMDELHALRDTLFADLVVLISNTGSGCGIAYIMSVISPGFEDSGFSVTKLSCATGNYTFGHEIGHNMSARHDRYVDDTDNFPYKYNHGYVDEAAGWRTVMAYNTRCTDNGGSCTRILRWSNPDGIHDGRVTGIVEGDPEAADNRKTLNNTAFTTANFRVVPTTTTTTTTTTTTTTTTTTTSTTTTTTTTTTTTSTSTSTSTSTSTSTTTQPTTTTTSTSTTTTTSTSTSTTTSTTTTTTTSSSTTTSTTTTTTSTTTTSSSTTTSTTTTSTSSTTTTTTTSSTTTQPSTTTTTTSTTTTTTIPGDDDDATDDDTADDDTDDDMDDDADDDTGDDGLPDDDTDDTGGSPFPDDDDTGGDDDASSDDDTDLLPDAGAERKNDDEASCGCGC, from the coding sequence GTGCGTTCCAGCTTTGATGCCCGCCGCGCCCGCGCGCCGCGTTTCGCGATTTTGGCGCTCGCGTGCGCGCTCGTCTTCGCCGCCGCGTGCGACGTCGATCCCGGCGCTCGCCCGGTTGACGCGGCGTCGACCGTCGCGGGCTTGACCGCGCCGGGCGGCGGCGATGCCCCCGCGCGGCTTATCACCGATTTCCTCATCGACATCGACGATCGCGCCCTGGGCGTGGACACGCGCGCCGATGGACCCGGCGAGGCCGCGCGCCTGCGGCCGGTCGCCATCGAAGGCGGCGCGCTCGGCGCGCGCGACGAGATTTTCCTGCCGCTGTTTGACGATGCGCAATTCCTCGCGTTGGGTGAGCGCGTCGTTCGGCGCGGCCCGCGCGATTTCACCTGGTTTGGGCGCGTGGCCGGCGAGGAAATCTCGCACGTCGTGCTCGTCGTGAGGGACGGGCGCGTCACCGGCAACATCGGCGCGGGCGGCGCGCTCTATCAGATCCGCCCGCGTTTCGACGGCCTGCACGACGTCATCGAGGTCGACGGCGCCGCGTTCCCCGAATGCGAAACCGGACCGGCGCACGAGGTCATCGCGCCGGCCGATACCGCTGCCGCCGCGCCGCCGGTCGGCTCGGTGGACGACGGCTCCCTGGTCGACGTACTCGTCGCCTACACCCCCGCCGCCGCGGGCGCCGTACCCGACATCGGCGCGGTCATCCAGTTAGCCGTCGACGAAACAAACCAGGGGTACGAGGACAGCGGCGTCAATCACCGCCTGCGCCTCGTGGGCACGGCTGAGACCGCCTACACCGAGTCCACGCTCGACATGTCGATCGACCTCGCGCGCCTGCGATTCAAGAACGACGGCAACATGGACGAGCTTCACGCGCTGCGGGATACGCTCTTCGCCGATCTCGTCGTGCTCATCTCGAACACCGGCAGCGGCTGCGGCATCGCCTACATCATGTCGGTCATCTCGCCCGGTTTCGAGGACTCCGGCTTCTCCGTCACCAAGCTCTCGTGCGCGACCGGCAACTACACGTTTGGGCACGAGATCGGCCACAACATGTCGGCGCGCCACGACCGATACGTCGATGACACCGACAATTTCCCGTACAAATACAATCACGGTTACGTCGACGAGGCCGCGGGCTGGCGCACGGTGATGGCCTACAACACGCGGTGCACCGACAACGGCGGAAGCTGCACGCGCATCCTGCGCTGGTCGAATCCCGACGGCATCCATGACGGCCGCGTCACCGGCATCGTCGAGGGCGATCCCGAAGCGGCGGACAACCGCAAGACGCTCAACAACACCGCGTTCACCACCGCGAACTTCCGCGTCGTCCCGACCACGACCACCACGACGACCACCACGACGACCACCACCACGACGACCACGACAACTTCTACGACCACAACCACGACCACGACCACCACGACGACGAGCACTTCGACGTCTACTTCGACGAGCACTTCGACTTCGACCACGACGCAGCCGACGACAACGACGACAAGCACAAGCACGACAACCACAACGTCTACATCGACATCGACAACGACGAGTACGACGACGACCACGACAACGTCGTCATCGACAACGACGAGCACCACGACAACAACCACAAGCACAACGACAACGTCTTCATCGACGACGACATCGACAACAACCACAAGCACATCTTCAACGACGACAACGACGACAACGTCTTCGACGACAACTCAACCATCCACCACGACCACCACGACATCGACGACGACCACCACGACGATCCCCGGCGATGACGACGACGCCACCGACGACGATACCGCGGACGACGATACGGACGACGATATGGACGACGACGCGGATGACGACACGGGCGACGACGGCCTGCCCGACGACGACACGGACGACACCGGCGGCTCGCCGTTCCCGGACGATGACGACACGGGCGGCGACGACGACGCCTCCTCCGACGACGACACCGACCTCCTCCCGGACGCCGGTGCCGAGCGCAAGAACGACGACGAAGCAAGCTGCGGCTGCGGCTGCTGA